One part of the Arabidopsis thaliana chromosome 1 sequence genome encodes these proteins:
- a CDS encoding uncharacterized protein (unknown protein; FUNCTIONS IN: molecular_function unknown; INVOLVED IN: biological_process unknown; LOCATED IN: cellular_component unknown; Has 0 Blast hits to 0 proteins in 0 species (source: NCBI BLink).) → MKVKALQEIITYKRCYGLGGGDVLEDDRWSDWLRVVIEVILLLPYTQIGVKGKSKLEYEF, encoded by the exons aTGAAAGTTAAGGCATTGCAAGAAATTATTACCTATAAGAGA TGTTACGGACTTGGCGGGGGTGATGTTCTTGAAGATGATCGTTGGAGCGATTGGCTGCGAGTTGTGATAGAAGTTATTCTGTTGCTTCCGTAT ACGCAAATTGGGGTTAAAGGAAAGAGTAAACTAGAATACGAATTCTGA